The Haloarcula limicola genomic sequence CTCATCGAAAACGCGGGCAGTATTGACGCCGGAACGCTTCACGCCCGCTACGATGATAGCGCTCAGGACCCGAAAAGCCGCTCTACACGGCACAGATATCTGAATGATCTTCAGTACCGAGACCTCGTTGAGATTGATGGCGATGGCCGTGGTTCGACGTACCATGCACTCCGCAAGTAAGCTGCGACACTCCGCTGTATTCCATATCGGATTTCTTCTTTCTTATATACTATTTCTAGGGATTCAACTATACCGGAGATGTGCGGACTGACTATTTGTGCTTTTATCAAATATCGTCGATATCCGCAGCGGTAGGCTAAATACAGCGTCTCGGTATCAGCTCATCCGTCTTCGGAAGTTGGCAGTGATGATGTCGTTTTCAGTTTTGGTTATCTCCTCGGACAGATCCTCAAAGTCAACATCCGCGAACTCATCGTCATCGAATGCGATCAGAGCACATAGCTCTTCGACGAGGTGAGCTCTATTCTTCGTGACAGTATCGTATGTCCACTCATCTGCTAGGTCACTCATCTCCTTTCTCTGCTCCGCCAACTTGTCATTAATCTCTTCGCAGAGTTCGTCGGCCGAGTCGGCCTCACTATCAAAGCGATCCCGAATATTTGTCCAGTCTACCGCTTCCTCTTGCTCATCTCCATCGGCTTCATTAAGCGCGTCCAGTTCGTTACGCCCTGCTTCTAACTGAAGGTAGTTCTCGAGTGAACCAGTATACGGGAAGAAAAGATTCTCACAGATGTAAGTACTCGTGGTCATCTCACAGAAATCGGTCGTAGCTTTGTAGGTACGGGCTTTCTCGTCGAAGAGTTTGTTTCCTATGCTCAGATTCCCAGTATAATGTAATAGTGTCAGGTTTCCAATATCGTTCTGGTAATGTTCAGCGATTTCTTCCAGCGTGTCGTCAGCCTCATCGTCTATGAACGACTCGACCATGTCTCCAACTTCTGTGCCTTCATGTGTTTTGAAGAATTTCTTGAACCACACGTACTCGTCGTCTGCGCCAGATCGTATCGGCGATTGTGGGAAGATATGTTCGAGGTGGACGATATCTTCGTTTAAATTCAATCGACGCAGGACCATGTCAGAGTCACTCCCGGAGAAATTCTCAGAGACGATTTTCCGGAGTATTTGCTTACCCCACTGTTTTCGCCATTTGGACTGGTAAAGTGCTTCAACAAGCGACTCGCCGACAGCGCTCGGGTCATCCGTTTCGATATCGGTAAGTGACTCGATTACGTCGCCATTAATTCCTCTCTTATGATACTCCGTAATAGCTGATGAGTAAGCACGGTCTCTGGTGTGGGTATCCATCGAGGCAAATTTTCGTATCGCCATCGACTCAATGGCCCGAAGAAGGTCCTTCAATCGCTGCTGCTCGGTAATATCATTTTCAACGATATCGTGATAGAACCCGAGTACCAATGGTTCCCAGATGCTGGTATCGGCTTTCTGAAGTCTAGCAATGATCCGATCAGCCTCATACTCGATCGCCTCATTTCCGCTGTCACCTAGGTCTATGCCTTCATTATTGATGTCTGTGATGTCGTTGTAATACTTCGAATATCGGCTCAACTCATCAAGAAAGTCCTTGGCATCACGCGTTGACGTGAGGTGACTTTCAAGCCTCGCGTCAGAACTCTCGCTGGGATTCTGAACGAATGCCTCAAGAAGGTGGTCTCTCAATTCTCCCCGCGAGTTAGCCTCACCCTTTGTAACGAAGTACGTACGGAGGAATTTGATGATACGGTCGTTCCCGAACTCGTCGACAATATTTTCCCACTTGTCTACGTAGGCATCTCGTTCAGGATCACCTCGGAAGCACGCAACAATTCGGGTACGCATAACATCTGCTTTCTTAAGTTCCATACCCCGATCATTTAGAATCTCGAATATCCTCATTAGAAGTCGGGGCTGATTATTCTGGACTTCGAAGTATCCGACGCGGAAAGAGTGGAGAATGTAGTTCGTAACATTAATCAGAGAATATATTTTTTCTTTATCGCTGTCGTATTCAGCAAGCCGATTAGCAATTTTGTTATCAAAGTACAGATAGCACTCGATAAAGTTTTGATTTTCGTCGGATAATTCGACTTTGTTCTGTAGCAACTCTCGAGCGAGGTCGCCATTTACATTAATTTCAGGTGGCTCGTCTGCTTCAGACCCAGATTCGTCTTCCGTTTCATCGACGTTACTTTCTTGGCCTTCCTCTACGAGCAGTCCATTATCATTGACGCTTCCTGCTTGCGCATTCGTTAGATTTGGGCGACCAGTTTCCCCATCAGGGTAGAATTCATCATTATCAACAGCACGAAGATACGTTTCCGCGTCAATATCAAATGCATCCAGGAATTCACTAACTCTGATTGCGTCATATTTCGTGTTCCCATGAACCCGGTCACATTTGACGAGATATTTTAGCAATTCCTCCTTACCAGTCAACATTGCAGTAAAGAACGACTCATGATGGCGATTCGGGATAAGTGAGACGTTTTTCTCTGTTCCAACACCGGTATCCCGGTAGACCAATTCTTCGACATTCGTGACTTCGCCTCCCAGATCTGCATAAAGATCTCCCTCATTTAGATGGTGGTGCATGTGATCTGCGATGATTTTGAAGAGCACCGTGAGGGTCGTGATCCGCTGTTGGCCGTCAATGATGTCGTATAGCTCTTCGATATCATCTTCCTCTATGCTATCGATGTCTTGCTCCGCGAAAAACATCGAACCGAAGAAAATATCGGTAATTGTTGGCTCTGCCGAGCTACCGTTCGCTGTGTATAGTTTGTCTATTTCTTCCCATAATTCCTCCCACTGCTCTTCTTCCCACTGATAACCTCGCTGGTAATCTGGAATCCGGAAGTTCCGCTCGAAGAAGGCATTGAGAGTTTTTTTCTCGATCGTAATCGCTCGATCAGTAATATTATTGACAAGGGCGTGAACAGGAATCTGGTTTTCGCCACTTGCGCTCCCTGTGAACTTGATGATTTTCTCTCCAATTGGGGATGGCACAACAATACATCAGAGTGGTCGGAAATAAAAGGTCCTGTTGAGACCCACCGTTGCTGATAAATTAAACCCAGACGGTCGTGGCGAATCGCCAGACATAACTTGATTTCACGAGTTCAGGGACTGATTTCGAATAGGAGATATCGGTAACGAACTGACTGGGCTATGGGGAGTACGGAAGACCTCCCCGTCGTTGATGGACGGATTCCGTTTGGGACGGTGGTTCTCACGACCAGCGGATGGCTGTGGGCATGTTCCTACAAACACTAATGGAACTACTGTAGTTGCTTTCGAACCTTGTCAATATATTTTGATTTAAGTCGGTGTGATACGTGCTTGGTGTTGCTATCGATTTCGTCCTCGTCCACCCATTTGATTTCAGTCATATATTTTGGGTATCTTGAATTGCTACGGAAGACGCCATTCATACCATTTCTTGTAAGATCGATGTTATAGTCTTGTTTTAGTCGTTTTCTTATTTCAACACCCCAGAGAGCCTCACCATCGGCATCTGCCAGCACCTTCAGCATCGCTTGTTGTTTTGTTGTCAGGGTCGTCAAATCCTCTATCACTTCGTCGGTCATACCAACATCTTCTGGCCGATAATGCTTATAAAAATCTATTTTTATAGTATAATAAAAAGTTGAAATATTTTCGGGTTTGGAATTCACCAGGCAAAGTCTCGCGTCGAGGTTCCAAATCGTGCTTGCCCCCCACCCGAGACCAAACATCACCACAAACAGTGCGTGTTCTCTGATGTATCGGTGACCGATACGCGCTCTGTATGCAGCACGATCGCTGAAACTTATCACCTACGGAGGGTTTCAACAGACCTATTCGTTTGTAATCCCATAAGAGGCTGCGATTCACTCCGTCCCACGTATCTCCCAACTACATCCCACTACAAACCACCAGACACCGGTACTTCGTCCTATTCGTCCCACCTTCGTTCCATGACGGTCTGTCGGCGTTTGAAGGGGTTGAATCGCTAATTCTCTCGTCGTTACGGGCTGTAATTTCACTTCGTCCCACGCACACGCCCCAGCGCTTTTAGACCCGTTCACGTCGGCCGGATTATGGCATTGCGCAACTGCCGGACGGTGAGTGGGGTACTCGGGCCGCAGAACGAAGCGAAGGAACACGTCAATCTTGACGCGTCGGACCACGACGCTCCGATATTCGCTCAGCATAACGATGATGCTGAGCGCTGGACCTTCGGCGTCGAGGACGGTTCGGCGAGCCTCATCAAGACAATCGAGGCCGACGACGTGGTCGTACTCCCCAAGGTACCACCGTGGGCCGAGACCGTGCTGTTCGGCGTGGGTATCGCGGAGACCGACGCATGAGCGCTGTCGAAAACCGGCCGCCGGCCGACGGAGGTGGGGGGAGAGACGTCGGCCAGTGACCTACGAGGGAATCTTGCGGGTTCCTTTATAAAATTTCGCTATCCATCTCCGTGAAGATACCCCTCTCCGTCGGAGCTAATCCTGTAGTACCCGCGTTTCACACGCTCGACATAATCGTTCTTTGTCAATACAGAGAGTCTTCGATTCACTTCATCCCGCGATTTGTCGATGTTAATAGCAATCACTGCAGGCGACAGTATAAGGCTGGATTCCGACAAAATCTCCAGAATTCTGTCGTCAATGGGCAACTGCATCCACTCCTTCGGGTCCCGAGTCGAAGCCACAATATTTGGTGTTCAGACTCCGGACACATATCAGATTTGAATAATGAATTGGTGTGGAATATCTCATGAATTCATGCAAATGTTTATACCACAGCCTCATTAATCCATGTGATACAGGTCGACGCGATGCTCCCTCGGGATGTTGCGCCTCGAAGAAAGGGGTGCGACGCCGTGTGCCAGCACGGGCGTCGCGTCGGTCTATGCAGGACCGCATGCACGCACACGAGATTCGGGGACTTGAAACCTCCCTATGGTTCGACAGCGAATCGACCGAGAAACAACCCCCTAACGGCATTTACGAGTGTCACAAGGGGACGTGCCCGACCTGCGGCGAGGCCATCGACGGACTCGACGCTGACCGGCGCACGACTGTCCGTCCGTGCGGACACTCCGTGTCTGAGCGGACGCTGACGCTGATTACTGGAGATACCCATGAGTAACGACGACAACACTTCGATAGAGGAGAGTACCGACTGGACCGACCTGACTGGCTTTCAGCGCGACCTGCTGGTGGCTATCAACCGTATCGAGACACGCGACGACGATTCCGAGCCCTACGGCCTGGGTCTCCGCGCCGAGCTGGAAGAACTCGGATACGACCGCGTGAACCACGGCCGGATTTACCCGAACCTCGACACGCTCGTCGAGGCGGAACTGGTCGAGAAGACGGAGCTGGACGACCGGACGAACAGCTACACGCTGACTGGCGAGGGCGTCAGTATGCTCCAGCGCCGAGCGCGTCAGCTAGCAGAGCTGTGTGACTTGCCCGTGGCGATCGCTATGGACGGCGGCCGCGAGATCGAGGAGTGGCACCACTGTGTCTGCGGCGCTCGGTACCGTTCTCGGTCGGCGGCACTTCGTTGCTGTGGGGATCGGTTTGGAGGTGAACAGGCGTGACGGCAATCGACTGGCCTGCTGGCTTTGAGCGGACGGACTCGGCCCGTCGAGAGCCAAACCGGAACTTCGAGGCGACGCTGGCACAGACAACAGAAGATATCGGCGTCGC encodes the following:
- a CDS encoding transcriptional regulator, which codes for MQLPIDDRILEILSESSLILSPAVIAINIDKSRDEVNRRLSVLTKNDYVERVKRGYYRISSDGEGYLHGDG
- a CDS encoding DUF262 domain-containing protein, encoding MPSPIGEKIIKFTGSASGENQIPVHALVNNITDRAITIEKKTLNAFFERNFRIPDYQRGYQWEEEQWEELWEEIDKLYTANGSSAEPTITDIFFGSMFFAEQDIDSIEEDDIEELYDIIDGQQRITTLTVLFKIIADHMHHHLNEGDLYADLGGEVTNVEELVYRDTGVGTEKNVSLIPNRHHESFFTAMLTGKEELLKYLVKCDRVHGNTKYDAIRVSEFLDAFDIDAETYLRAVDNDEFYPDGETGRPNLTNAQAGSVNDNGLLVEEGQESNVDETEDESGSEADEPPEINVNGDLARELLQNKVELSDENQNFIECYLYFDNKIANRLAEYDSDKEKIYSLINVTNYILHSFRVGYFEVQNNQPRLLMRIFEILNDRGMELKKADVMRTRIVACFRGDPERDAYVDKWENIVDEFGNDRIIKFLRTYFVTKGEANSRGELRDHLLEAFVQNPSESSDARLESHLTSTRDAKDFLDELSRYSKYYNDITDINNEGIDLGDSGNEAIEYEADRIIARLQKADTSIWEPLVLGFYHDIVENDITEQQRLKDLLRAIESMAIRKFASMDTHTRDRAYSSAITEYHKRGINGDVIESLTDIETDDPSAVGESLVEALYQSKWRKQWGKQILRKIVSENFSGSDSDMVLRRLNLNEDIVHLEHIFPQSPIRSGADDEYVWFKKFFKTHEGTEVGDMVESFIDDEADDTLEEIAEHYQNDIGNLTLLHYTGNLSIGNKLFDEKARTYKATTDFCEMTTSTYICENLFFPYTGSLENYLQLEAGRNELDALNEADGDEQEEAVDWTNIRDRFDSEADSADELCEEINDKLAEQRKEMSDLADEWTYDTVTKNRAHLVEELCALIAFDDDEFADVDFEDLSEEITKTENDIITANFRRRMS
- a CDS encoding helix-turn-helix transcriptional regulator codes for the protein MSNDDNTSIEESTDWTDLTGFQRDLLVAINRIETRDDDSEPYGLGLRAELEELGYDRVNHGRIYPNLDTLVEAELVEKTELDDRTNSYTLTGEGVSMLQRRARQLAELCDLPVAIAMDGGREIEEWHHCVCGARYRSRSAALRCCGDRFGGEQA